The region CAAATGCAAGTGGCCGGCATGAATTGGCCGACTCGGTTCGTCAGTTTTGCCCGCGAAGTGGTGATTTGAACGAAATACGCGGTGCGAGATGGCGATATTGGGGCCATATAGTCGATTTCATTTACTGGTATGCCATAACCGGCCAGAATCCGCTTGTTCTCCTTTCGGGTGCAGCTAAAATTCGCCGCAATTAGCGTTTGTTTGTGCAGGGTGACTGGAAGGTCCGGGCGGCGGGTCGACCACCGCTGGGTTTTGCAAGGTTTTAGCAGTTGGTCCTGCGACGCCGAAGCGACTGTCCTAAGGTTTTCTTCCATGGTGGTAGCGATCTGAATTAACTTTGAAATAACCAAAACAATTTGTTTAGATCTACACCGGTTAGTCGAAACAACTGTTTCCGGACCGATAGCACGCACAGCAATGTTGAACGTTTTCGTTCGGAATTCCGGTCTACAAAACCGTTCAGATATCGTCATTGAAGTGAATCAACCTGCGGGTTAGCCCAAAAGGGCGATTGGTCTGGGGTCGGCATTTCGTTCGGTTGCCATGCTGACTCGCCAGACGTTTACTGAGTTTGCAGTTGCAGAGAGTTATTTTCAGCGACGCGCGAGAGCCTGCGCGCCTGCGGAAGGGATACAATCCACATGGCCCATCTCAATCTTCGAAAAAGCCGTATCGACCACGCCAAACGCGCTTTCAGCACCCGGCGGGTTCCGCGCAAGGCTTACCAGACCCTGTTGACGGGCAAGCTGGTGCCGAAACCCGGCGATCTGGTGCTGGCCCGTGTCGACGAGATCGGCAAGCAGACCAAGCTGGAACTGACCGATGGCCGGCGCGCGCACATGTTCCCGGGTGACGAGATCATCGTCTGCTATGGCAACCGCTATGCGCCGGACCAGTACGAGGCGCAGATCGGCCAGGATCTCTCGCCCTGCGATCTGGTTGCGGCCGGCGGTCTGGCCGCGGTCGAGCTGTCGCGGCACCAGCGGATGAAGCCGCCGACCCAGATCACGCCGCTCGGGCTGCTGGGCGATGCCAAGGGCCGCAGGCTGAACCTGTCGAGCTTCGGCGTCGATGCGACCGACGCGGTGCCGCAGATCCCGGCGATCCTGTCGCTTGGCACCTCGATGAATGCCGGCAAGACGCTGACGGCGACCTCGCTGGTGCGTGGGTTCAAGCGGCTGGGGTTCAAGGTCGGCGCGCTGAAGATCACCGGCACGGGGGCAGGCGGCGACATGTGGATCGTGCGCGATGCCGGTGCCGATGTGGCGCTTGATTTCACCGATGCGGGCTTTGCCAGCACCTATCTGGTCGGCATCCCCGAGATCGAGGCGGCGACCTATCGGCTGATGAACCACGCGGCGGCGCAGGGCTGCGATGTCTGCGTGATCGAGATTGCCGACGGCTTGCAGCAGCTCGAGACCTCGCAACTGATCCGCAGTCCGCAGATCCTCGATGTGACCATCGGCACGGTCTTTGCCGCCTATGACGCAATGGGGGCGAAATACGGCGTCGATCTTCTGCGCGCGGCGGGCCATTCGGTCCTCGCCATGAGCGGGCGTCTGGGGCGTTCGCCCCTCGGCGTGCGCGAGGCCGAGGCGGCGACCGGGCTCAGGGTGTTCTCGCCCTGGGAATTGCAGGAGGGCGCGCTGATGACGGCGATCCGCGAACGCGCGGCGGCTGCCTGCCGGACCCGCAGCGCAGCGCAGCCGGCGCTGGAGGCGTTGGCGCAGGCGGCGGTGCCGGCGAATGTGGCGCTTGGCAACCTGGTGCCGATGGGGCCGGCGGCGGCGGATGCACGGCGGATCGGCCTTTCGGGCACATCGCTGGCGCGTGACATCCTCGACCGCGTCGCCCATCACGTCATGCAGGCCGAGGCCGACCAGCTGTGCGGGGTTGCCTACGGTGCTCATGCTGCGGGTCGTCGCGACTGGCGCAATGGCGTGCGGCCGCAGGACTGGATCACCGATTTCGGCGTGATCGAACTGAAGGTGCCGAGGCTGCGCAAGACGCGCTATGAACCGGCCTTCCCGCGTCAGGCGGCGGCGCCCATCGCCGCGCTGAAGGCGGTGATCGATTCCCGTCATGGCGATTTCGACACGGCGGTGCAGCGGCTCTGTGCCGGTCTCGCCAAGGGCGGTCGCTTCGGCGGCGACCTGGACCGGCTGCTCGACGAGCTGCGGCGGATGATCGATGCCGCCCGGCTGCAGGGCCTGCCGCTGGCAGGGCCCATGCGGGTGCTGGACTGGCCGCTGCCCGGTCCCTCCGAGAATGGCGGCATCGACGAGGACGAGATCTTCGACGGCGGCACCGGCTTTCTGGGCGGGCTCGAAAGCGATCACGACCGGGTCGGCGTGGGCGAGCTGTTCCAGAACGGCTTCGGCGTGACCGCGGCGGAATGACCAAGGGCCATTGGCCCGGGCAGATCCGGGGCCGGTCACGCGGCCCCGGTGGGAAGACAAGGGACGATTGATGGCAAGACGCAGGAAAGCCGGAACCGAGACCGTGATGACGGCGGCATGGCGCCAGTCGCGGCCCGGGCTGTTCGTGGTGCTGCTGTTCACGGCCTGCTTCAACCTGCTGAAGTTCGCCATGCCGCTCTACCTGATCCAGGTGCTGGACCGGGTGCCGGCCAGCCGCAGCATCGAGACGCTGGTGATGCTGACCATCATGGTCGTCATCGCCGTCGGCTGCGGTCTGGCGCTGGACGTGATCCGGCGGCGGATGCTGGTCCGTTGGGGGCTGTGGATCGAGCGCCAGTTCGGCCCGCGCGTGGTCGGGCAGGGGCTTGAGGGCCGCAGCAGCGACGACCAGTCGGGCGAGATCGACGGCGCGCTTGGTGATGTCGCACGGCTGCGCAGCTTTGTCTCGGGTCCGATCGTGTCCTGGCTGGATATCGGCTTCGCACCGCTGTTCTTCATCGGCATCTTCCTCGTCCACCCTCTGCTGGGCGTGATCGGGCTCGCGGCGCTGGTGGCGCTGGCCGTCGTCGGGGTTCTGGGCGATTCCCTGACGCGGGATGCGCGCCGCGCCTCGGGTGATGCCTATCGCGAGCAGCGGGCGCTGGTGCAGGCCGCCGGGCAGAACCGGGAAAGCGTCGGCGCCTTCTCGATGTCGCGCACCCTGACCGAGCGCTGGCGGCGCACCGCCTCGGCCCGGCTGCAAGAGCGCCAGCGCATCGAGGACGGG is a window of Paracoccus zhejiangensis DNA encoding:
- a CDS encoding transposase, with protein sequence MAHLNLRKSRIDHAKRAFSTRRVPRKAYQTLLTGKLVPKPGDLVLARVDEIGKQTKLELTDGRRAHMFPGDEIIVCYGNRYAPDQYEAQIGQDLSPCDLVAAGGLAAVELSRHQRMKPPTQITPLGLLGDAKGRRLNLSSFGVDATDAVPQIPAILSLGTSMNAGKTLTATSLVRGFKRLGFKVGALKITGTGAGGDMWIVRDAGADVALDFTDAGFASTYLVGIPEIEAATYRLMNHAAAQGCDVCVIEIADGLQQLETSQLIRSPQILDVTIGTVFAAYDAMGAKYGVDLLRAAGHSVLAMSGRLGRSPLGVREAEAATGLRVFSPWELQEGALMTAIRERAAAACRTRSAAQPALEALAQAAVPANVALGNLVPMGPAAADARRIGLSGTSLARDILDRVAHHVMQAEADQLCGVAYGAHAAGRRDWRNGVRPQDWITDFGVIELKVPRLRKTRYEPAFPRQAAAPIAALKAVIDSRHGDFDTAVQRLCAGLAKGGRFGGDLDRLLDELRRMIDAARLQGLPLAGPMRVLDWPLPGPSENGGIDEDEIFDGGTGFLGGLESDHDRVGVGELFQNGFGVTAAE